The Bacteroidota bacterium genome window below encodes:
- a CDS encoding UvrD-helicase domain-containing protein, with product MSSNFTVYNASAGSGKTYTIVKEYLKIVLSSSSPFKYQNILAITFTNKAAGEMKERIFKQLKEIGRAEALKNPSDLLLDLERELQIDRVIISERANNVASRILHDYSKFNISTIDKFTHKLIRTFSFDLDLPINFDVEMDHNSILSDAVDVLISKIGSNENLTNALANFSLRKLRDEKAWDISYSLKEISSELFKEESASEVDELKNYSIEDFVELGKSLRKLEASAIEQLKKTGHNALELISAHDLSDEMFSYKATPKYFNKCSAGKFDIETPKQVNGLFEKGQLYSKAKSKETWASVIDSIFDDLSDYYSSSRKWVEEYGTLVVLIRLILRNIDSITVLNEIDKELEEIKKHNNVLFISEFNKRISKEIKDQPVPYIYERIGEKFQYFFIDEFQDTSVLQWENLIPLIENSIATGGKCVIVGDGKQAIYRWRGGKAEQFINLSQGKVDFPFDISPATLDKNYRSYSQIIDFSNDFFRFTANTFTNVSYEEMYIEGNKQKSNSKSGGYVEIDFIEKNELEDFDDQNNQKIEVVIRDLVDEGYRLSDICILTRNNREGVSISNYLMEQDISVVSKESLLIKNVEQVDFCIQSLKLINSNDDFDARLKAVEYLINSSAIDIASKDRHDIYTEFISLDAFSFFEKLKDYGVTFSLNDFLRLPLYDAVEEFIRVFDIAESASTEIQFFLDFVLNFSSKNNTGINSFLEHWEEKKDKLSLVIPEGLDAVQVMTIHKSKGLEFPIVIFPYANWMTGDRNARTWIPLENAEENFNGIKSALVPLNKELAFTEKGEQIYARHENELKLDNLNLLYVAITRPVQRLYVITYNDKRKKLSEYFSAYLKSSSEYLSGNLITENDKFCFGKKEFAKTEDNAGVKKYELGKLNSYKWTDRVRMSLEAPRFWNIGEITESEYGNLVHYTLSQIQYKSDAPKVVDNLVVDGSIDENIVGKLKGLIDKVVSHSELEGLFAEGSIVKNEQDIILSDNNILRPDRVVINDNKTTVIDYKTGVRTEEHDVQINTYADALEQLGYNVDKKLLVYLKDDVEVVNV from the coding sequence ATGTCTTCGAATTTCACAGTTTATAATGCATCTGCCGGCTCGGGTAAAACATATACCATTGTAAAGGAATATCTGAAAATAGTACTTTCTTCTTCATCACCGTTTAAGTATCAAAATATTCTGGCAATTACTTTTACAAATAAGGCTGCCGGCGAAATGAAGGAACGTATATTTAAGCAGCTGAAAGAAATTGGCCGGGCCGAAGCATTGAAAAATCCAAGTGATCTTTTGTTGGATTTAGAGCGTGAGTTACAAATAGACCGGGTAATAATTTCTGAAAGGGCGAATAATGTTGCCTCAAGGATATTACACGATTATTCCAAGTTTAATATTTCTACAATTGATAAGTTCACGCATAAGCTGATCAGGACTTTTTCGTTCGATTTGGACTTGCCGATTAATTTTGATGTGGAAATGGATCATAATTCCATACTTTCCGATGCTGTTGATGTATTGATTTCTAAAATTGGAAGCAATGAAAATCTTACAAACGCTTTAGCGAATTTTTCTTTGAGAAAGTTGCGGGATGAAAAAGCCTGGGATATATCTTATTCTTTGAAGGAAATATCAAGTGAGTTGTTTAAGGAAGAAAGTGCTTCTGAAGTTGATGAACTGAAGAATTATTCAATCGAAGATTTCGTGGAACTTGGAAAGAGTCTTCGTAAACTGGAAGCATCGGCTATTGAACAACTGAAAAAAACAGGGCATAACGCATTAGAGCTGATCAGTGCTCATGATTTGTCGGATGAGATGTTTTCTTATAAAGCTACTCCCAAATATTTCAATAAGTGCTCTGCCGGAAAGTTCGATATTGAGACACCTAAGCAGGTTAACGGACTTTTCGAGAAAGGACAGTTGTATTCAAAGGCTAAATCGAAGGAGACATGGGCATCTGTTATAGATTCCATTTTCGATGATTTATCAGATTATTATAGTTCAAGCAGAAAATGGGTAGAAGAGTACGGAACTTTGGTTGTACTAATAAGGCTTATTCTCCGAAATATTGATTCTATTACAGTTCTTAATGAGATAGATAAAGAATTGGAAGAGATTAAGAAACACAATAATGTGCTTTTTATTTCTGAATTTAATAAGCGTATTTCTAAAGAGATAAAGGATCAGCCCGTACCCTATATTTATGAGCGTATAGGGGAGAAGTTCCAGTATTTTTTTATCGATGAATTTCAGGATACTTCTGTTTTACAATGGGAAAACCTTATTCCGTTAATCGAAAATTCAATAGCTACCGGAGGGAAATGTGTTATTGTTGGTGATGGTAAACAGGCTATTTACAGATGGAGAGGTGGAAAAGCTGAGCAGTTTATCAATTTAAGTCAGGGTAAAGTTGATTTCCCTTTTGATATATCGCCTGCCACACTCGATAAAAACTATCGCAGCTATAGTCAGATAATTGATTTTAGTAATGATTTTTTCAGGTTTACTGCTAATACATTTACCAACGTCAGTTATGAGGAAATGTATATTGAAGGGAATAAGCAGAAAAGTAATAGTAAGTCGGGAGGATATGTTGAAATTGATTTTATCGAAAAAAACGAATTAGAAGATTTTGATGATCAAAACAATCAAAAGATAGAAGTCGTAATCCGCGATTTAGTTGACGAAGGTTACAGATTGAGTGATATTTGTATACTTACAAGAAATAACAGGGAAGGTGTTTCAATTTCTAATTATTTAATGGAACAGGATATAAGTGTTGTTTCTAAGGAATCATTGCTGATAAAGAATGTGGAACAGGTTGATTTCTGTATTCAGTCATTAAAATTAATTAATTCTAATGATGATTTTGATGCCCGTTTAAAAGCTGTTGAATATCTTATTAATTCTTCTGCTATTGATATTGCTTCAAAGGACAGGCATGATATTTATACCGAGTTTATTTCGCTTGATGCATTCAGTTTTTTTGAAAAACTCAAAGATTACGGAGTGACATTTAGCTTAAATGATTTTTTGAGATTGCCACTATATGACGCCGTAGAAGAGTTTATTAGGGTTTTTGATATCGCAGAATCTGCATCTACCGAAATTCAGTTTTTTCTGGACTTCGTTCTTAACTTCAGTTCAAAAAATAATACCGGTATTAATTCTTTTCTGGAGCACTGGGAAGAAAAAAAGGATAAATTAAGTCTTGTAATTCCTGAAGGTCTGGATGCTGTTCAGGTAATGACTATACATAAATCCAAAGGTTTGGAATTCCCGATTGTAATATTTCCTTATGCTAACTGGATGACGGGAGACAGAAATGCCAGGACATGGATACCTTTAGAAAATGCTGAGGAAAATTTTAATGGAATTAAAAGTGCTCTGGTTCCGTTAAATAAAGAGTTGGCTTTTACCGAAAAGGGGGAGCAAATATATGCCCGACACGAAAATGAGCTAAAACTTGATAATTTAAATTTGCTGTATGTTGCAATTACCCGTCCCGTACAAAGACTTTATGTTATCACTTACAATGATAAAAGAAAAAAACTATCGGAATATTTTTCGGCTTATTTAAAGTCAAGTTCGGAGTATTTATCAGGTAATTTAATTACAGAAAACGATAAATTTTGTTTTGGAAAAAAAGAATTCGCTAAAACTGAAGATAATGCCGGTGTAAAAAAATATGAGCTTGGTAAGCTTAACTCCTATAAATGGACAGATCGGGTTAGAATGAGTTTGGAAGCTCCGAGGTTCTGGAATATCGGGGAGATTACGGAGAGCGAATATGGAAATCTTGTTCATTATACTTTATCGCAAATTCAATATAAATCAGATGCCCCGAAAGTCGTAGATAATTTGGTGGTAGATGGAAGTATTGATGAAAATATAGTTGGTAAACTTAAGGGTTTGATCGATAAGGTTGTTTCTCATTCTGAGCTTGAAGGCCTGTTTGCAGAGGGTAGTATTGTAAAAAATGAACAGGATATTATTCTGTCTGACAATAATATTTTACGCCCCGACAGAGTTGTTATCAACGACAATAAAACAACTGTGATAGATTATAAAACAGGAGTAAGAACAGAGGAGCACGATGTACAGATTAATACCTATGCCGATGCTTTAGAGCAGTTGGGGTACAATGTGGATAAAAAACTCCTTGTTTATTTGAAAGATGACGTAGAGGTTGTGAATGTTTAA